A genome region from Sardina pilchardus chromosome 22, fSarPil1.1, whole genome shotgun sequence includes the following:
- the mfsd13a gene encoding transmembrane protein 180: MGRRPWGWCLGLSTALLYGSLSLFVSILHNVFLLYYVETFVSVYKIDKLSFWVGETVFLIWNSLNDPLFGWLSDRSFLGSTQAGPQISGPEVVLQRLRALSRSGPLFALSFLAFWVAWARPSLQFLLCLCLYDGFLTVVDLNHNALLADLAVSAQARALLNFHSSLFSALGSLSVFLSYCFWDKEDFGAFRLFCMSLAAVSVLGFATVSRLLKVRFQAEVGLRKGQDEGQMLKELVIGQAPTAPQGRPVTLGEYLRQLSRHRNFMWFTAMNLVQVFHCHFNSNFFPLFLEHLLSDRISASTGSFLLGVSYIAPHLNNLYFLTLCQRFGVYQVIRWLFMLKLGLSVAMLLAGADHIYLLCIFIASNRVFTEGTCKLLNLVISDLVDEDYVLNRRQQAASALLFGMVALVTKPGQTFAPLIGTWLLCVYTGYDIFERDPLSDAVAVTVVSGPTTASMPLRQGCFYLLVFVPITCALLQLLAWSRFTLHGRRLQGIKAQRQGVQQGPPLDVKAI; encoded by the exons atgggaaGAAGACCTTGGGGCTGGTGCCTGGGGTTGTCAACGGCACTGCTGTACGGCTCGCTGTCCCTCTTCGTCTCTATCCTACACAACGTCTTCCTCCTCTACTATGTGGAGACGTTTGTGTCCGTCTACAAGATCGATAAGCTGTCCTTTTGGGTGGGAGAG ACAGTGTTTCTGATATGGAACAGCCTGAATGACCCTCTCTTCGGATGGCTGAGTGATCGCTCGTTCCTTGGGTCCACACA GGCTGGTCCTCAGATCTCCGGGCCGGAGGTGGTGCTGCAGCGCTTGCGGGCGCTCTCCCGCAGCGGGCCGCTCTTCGCCCTCTCCTTCCTGGCCTTCTGGGTGGCGTGGGCGCGGCCCTCGCTCCAGTTcctgctgtgcctgtgcctgtacGACGGCTTCCTGACGGTGGTGGACCTCAACCACAACGCGCTGCTGGCCGACCTGGCCGTGTCGGCGCAGGCGCGCGCGCTCCTCAACTTCCACAGCTCGCTGTTCAGCGCCCTGGGCTCGCTGTCCGTCTTCCTGTCCTACTGCTTCTGGGACAAGGAGGACTTCGGGGCCTTCCGGCTCTTCTGCATGAGCCTGGCCGCCGTGTCCGTGTTGGGCTTCGCCACCGTCTCGCGCCTGCTGAAGGTCCGCTTCCAGGCGGAGGTCGGGCTGCGGAAGGGCCAGGATGAGGGACAGATGCTCAAAGA GCTGGTGATTGGCCAGGCCCCCACGGCTCCCCAGGGGAGGCCAGTGACTCTGGGGGAGTACCTGAGGCAGCTCTCCAGGCACAGGAACTTCATGTGGTTCACCGCCATGAACCTTGTCCAG GTATTTCACTGCCACTTTAACAGCAActtctttcccctctttctgGAGCACCTGTTGTCGGACCGGATCTCTGCCTCCACTGGCTCCTTCTTACTGG GTGTGTCCTACATCGCCCCCCACCTGAACAACCTCTACTTCCTGACCCTGTGCCAGCGGTTTGGGGTGTATCAGGTGATCCGCTGGCTCTTCATGCTTAAGCTGGGCCTCAGTGTGGCCATGCTGCTGGCTGGGGCGGACCACATCTACCTGCTGTGCATCTTCATCGCCAG taatCGAGTGTTCACTGAGGGAACCTGCAAACTGCTCAACCTGGTCATCAGCGACCTGGTGGACGAAGACTACGTGCTGAACCGGCGTCAGCAGGCGGCGTCCGCCCTGCTCTTCGGCATGGTCGCCCTGGTGACCAAGCCCGGACAGACATTTGCACCTCTAATTGGCACGTGGCTACTGTGTGTCTACACAG GCTATGACATCTTTGAGCGGGACCCTCTGAGTGATGCGGTGGCGGTCACGGTTGTCTCGGGTCCGACGACGGCCTCCATGCCCCTGCGGCAGGGTTGCTTCTACTTGCTGGTGTTCGTGCCCATCACCTGTGCCCTGTTGCAGCTGCTAGCCTGGTCCCGCTTCACTCTACACGGGCGGCGCCTGCAGGGCATTAAGGCCCAGAGGCAGGGCGTCCAGCAGGGGCCCCCTCTGGATGTCAAGGCCATCTGA